Part of the Tetragenococcus koreensis genome, AATATGTTGGATCTTGAGATTACATTTTCGGATTGGTTCTTATTTGGTTCGATTGTTACCGTCCTTTTAATGGTCTTTTTATATTTCTATATTACAAAAATTCAGTTTAAAGTAGAACAAGACCAAAATATTTCCACCCAATTCGCTCAAGAACAGTTAAAAGAATTGGGAAAAATGACTACAGAAGAAAAAAGTGTTTTGGTCATTTTCTTTTTGGTAGGTTTTATGTGGATTTTTGGTGGTTTATTGCCTTGGGCTTTATCCGATACAACGATTTCGATCTTTGGCGCCAGTGCCATGTTTTTAATACCAAATTCCAAAGGTGGCCGGATTTTAGAATGGGCGGATATGAAAAATCTTTCCTGGGGATTATTATTACTCTTTGGTGGAGGACTTTCTTTAGCCGCAGCTTTTGAAGATTCAGGCCTAACAAGTTGGTTTGGGGAATTACTAACAAACCTTGAACAATTTGATTATTTTTACATCGTCGTTATCTTAACCGTAGCTATTTTATTTATGACGGAAATTATGTCTAACACGGCTGTTTCTAATATGCTAATGCCAATTAGCGTAGGATTAGCTGCTGGAATAGGCGCGCAGCCTTTTGGTATCATGGCGATTGTGGCACTTGCTTCTAGTTGTGCATTTATGTTACCTATCTCAACACCGCCGAATGCTGCTGTGTTTGGTTCCGGTGAAATACAAATTAAAGATATGATAAAAGCAGGTTTTTGGATGAATATGTTTAGCATCGTTGTCATTGTTTTTGCGGTATATATTCTACAGCCTATTATTTTCAGTTTTTAAGTAAAAGAACTGGTGAAATGAACTTCATCAGTTCTTTTTATAATAAAAAAATTAAAGGAAAGATAGGATTTTGCGGTAATTGTTCTTAAAAATGTCTTGTATCCCCATTTTGTGTTATACTATTATAGGATGTTTTTGGCTCAGGAAAATGAATATTTGTTTTTTCAAGAAGAGAATCGAAAAAACATTAGATAATAATAAAATTTATACAAAAATAATTAAGAGGTGAAAAATTTGACGCAAATAAGAATTATTCCTCTTAGTGGCGTACGAGAAAATGGTAAGAACTTGTACATCGCTGAAGTAGGAGAAGATATTTTTGTGTTAGATTGCGGCTTACGTTACCCGGAAAACGAGTTATTAGGAATCGATACTGTCATTCCTGATTTTACTTATTTAGAAGAAAATGCCGACCGCGTAGCCGGAATCTTTGTTACACATGGACACGCAGATGCGATAGGCGCACTGCCTTACTTTTTAGAAAAAATCGAAGCCCCCGTGTTTGGGACCAAGTTGACGATTGAATTGGCAAAATTGTCTGTGCATCGTTATGAACCAACCAAAAAATTCAAAGGATTTCATGTTATTGATGAAGATACAGAAATTGACTTTAACTCAACAGTTGTAAGTTTCTTTCCAACGACCCATACGATTCCTGATTCAGTGGGTATTTCTTTGAAAACACCCGAAGGAAACATTGTCTATACTGGAGATTTCAAGTTTGATCAATCAGCTGTTTCTTCTTATCGTACCGACTTTGGCCGTTTAGCTGAGATTGGTAAAGAAGGCGTCTTGGCACTTTTGAGCACGTCCAGTAATGCTGAAAACCCAGCAACTGTAGCTTCTGAAAAGCAAATTGGCGAAGAAGTGTACGATAATATCGGATTTTGGGACGGACGTATCATTGTTGCCTGTGTGGCTAGCAATTTACAGCGGGTACAACAACTAATCGATGCTGCTTACCGTTCTGGAAGAAAGATCGTATTAACTGGGCAAGACTTTGGCCGTATTATTCGTACAGCTATGAAATTAGGCAAATTGGAATTACCAGATGACGATATTTTGATTACTCAAAAAGCAATGAAAAAATATGATGACGATCAGTTGATTATTTTGGAAACTGGCCGGATGGGTGAGCCGATTAAGGCATTGCAAAAAATGGCTAGCGGGGCGCATCGAACCTTGCGGATCAAAGAAGGCGATCTGGTTTATATTACGACCACGCCAACGATTGCTATGGAAACTTACGTTGCTAAAACGGAAGATATGATCTATAGAGCAGGTGGCACGGTCAAAAATATTTCTGACAACTTACGTGTATCTGGTCATGCCAATCCGGATGACTTGCAATTGATGATGAACTTGCTAAAACCGAAATATTTTATTCCGGTTCAAGGCGAATATCGTCTACTCATAGCGAATGCTGAATTAGCAGAAGATGTGGGCATACCCAAAGATCACGTATTTATTACCGTACCCGGTGATATTTTAGAATATGACAATGGCGAAATGAGCCTTAGCGGTACGATTCCGTCTGATAATGTCATGGTAGACGGGATCGGCGTGGGCGATATTGGAAATATTGTCTTAAAAGATCGTAAAGTCTTATCAGAAGATGGCGTCTTTGTTGCAGTTGTTACGATTAATCGTCGTAAAAAACAAATTGTCTCCAAACCTCAAATTACGTCTCGAGGATTTGTCTATGTCAAAGCGAGTCGAGACCTCTTAAGAGAAGGTGGAGAAATTGTAGAAGAAATTGTTGATAGACATTTACACAGCAGTGACTTTGAATGGAGTAAATTAAAGCAAGAAATTCGCGAAAAATTAAGTCGTTATCTATTTGAACAAACAAAAAGAAGACCTGTGATTTTACCAGTTATTATGGAATCAAGCCAAAAACATAAAAAACGAAAAGCATAAAAAATACCGACCTCTTATGAAAAAAGTACATTTTTTCGGAGGTCGGTTTTTCTGTAGGTATAAGTCTGCTAAAGTAGCGTGATAGAAATGGTGAAGACAAGGATTCTATTAAATAAGGACACCAGAATACATAAATAGCGGGATTATTAGCGATTAAGAACATTAGAAAGCCAAAACAGTGTGGTAAAAAGGAAATAAGCGCATAAGAATGCTAAAGTAGTGCGGTTAACCTGAGCTAAGCACGTAAGAATGCCAAAGCTATGAGCTTAAAAGAAGAAAAAGGACAAAAAAGACAATTTTAAGTTAGATCAAGCACATAAGAAAGTAAAAACAGTGTGGTAAAACCCCCTTAACCACACTGGATTTAAAAACTAGTGTGTCTAACCTAAATTTTTGTTGCAAAAACGAAATGTCGGCTAAAGTTTTGTCACTTTTCTTTGTGCCAAATCTCTATCTAGATTCAATTGAAAGCCTTATCAAATTCACTTAGACTGAAGGTGTAGAAAAAGTAATTATTTTGAGAGGAGAAGAAAAATGGCGCAAGGAAATAAAGGAATTAAGGCCAAGGTACAACAATTAGGTAGTAGCCTAAGTAGTATGGTTATGCCTAATATTGGGGCGTTTATTGCTTGGGGTGTTATTACTGCACTATTTATTCCCGATGGTTTTTTACCTAATGAACAATTGGCTTCAATGACTGATCCTATGATCACTTATTTATTGCCACTGTTGATTGGGTATACTGGTGGGAGCATGATTCACGACCAACGAGGTGCAGTTGTTGGTGCTATTGCAACGATGGGGGTTATCGTAGGTTCGGATGTGCCAATGTTTATTGGTGCGATGATGATGGGTCCATTAGGTGGTTGGTGTGTAAAGAAATTTGACGAAAAATTCAGTGACAAAATTCGTGCTGGATTTGAAATGTTAGTGAATAATTTTTCTTCTGGATTGATTGGTTTTGCTTTAGCAATTATTGGTTATTATGCAATTGGACCGATTGTAACGACTTTGACGGAATGGTTAGGTTTGGGTGTTGCAACGATTGTCCAAGCAGGTCTATTACCTTTGGCCAATATATTTATTGAACCAGCTAAGATTTTGTTCTTAAACAACGCCATTAACCATGGAATTTTAACGCCACTTGGAGCAGAGCAGTCGATTGAAGCAGGCAAGTCGATCTTATTCCTACTTGAAGCAAACCCTGGTCCTGGATTAGGTGTCCTATTAGCCTTTACGATGTTTGGCAAAGGTTCAGCGAAAGCTTCCGCACCAGGCGCGATTTTAATTCAATTTGTAGGTGGAATTCATGAAATTTATTTCCCGTATGTTATGATGAAACCGCTAATGTTTCTAGCAGTGATTGCCGGTGGGATGTCAGGAACCTTTACTTTCCAACTCTTAGATGCTGGCTTACGTTCTGCTGCATCGCCAGGATCTATTCTAGCAATATTAGGATTAACCCCACCAAACAGTTATGTTGCGGTTATCGCAGGTGTAGTAGTTGCTACTATCGTTTCCTTCCTAGTGGCAATGGTGATTCTCAAATCTGACCATTCAGAAATTAGTGATGAGGACTTGGCCGCACAACAAGAAGCTGTACAATCTGCTAAACAAGAAAGTAAAGGCCAAGGTTCAGCTGCTGCAGATACAGGAGACGTTCAAGATGCTGAATTAAGAAAAGTGAATCGAGTAGTATTTGCTTGTGATGCAGGGATGGGTTCTAGTGCGATGGGCGCATCTGTTTTACGAAAGAAAATGCAAGAAGCTGGCATTGATATGTCAGTGACCAATTCTTCTATCGGTAAATTACAAGATGATGCCAATACATTAATTATTACGCAAAATGAATTACATGATCGCGCCATTAAAAAAGCGCCATCAGCAGAATTTGTAACGGTTGAAAACTTCATGGATAGCCCTCGTTATGGAGAAATTGTCGAACGGATGAAAAATGAAACGACACAAGAGGAAAGTGACGAAGCGACACCGACGGATACTACTGATGATGTAGAAGAGTTGAAACTAGCTAAGGTTGAACATATTGTGTTTGCTTGTGATGCCGGAATGGGTTCTAGCGCGATGGGTGCTTCAGTCTTGCGAAATATGTTGAAAAAAACTGACTTAGATGTAGATGTTACTAATATAGCCATTAATCGTTTAGATGATGATGCGCAGACTTTGGTAGTTACTCAAAAAGAACTATATGATCGCGCTGAACAAAAAGCGCCATCAGCACAATTTGTTACTGTAGATAACTTTATGGACACTGAAGTTTATGAAGAAATCGTTGAACGAATGAAAAAGCAACAATAAAAAATGATCTGATAATCATCAAGTGGATCACAGGTAGTGATATAATCTAGGATAAAGCGGATACTTCTCAGTAAGTCCTAGTCAATTGAAAAGATAAGGCAACTTCTTTATAAGCAGCTATGGCAATATTTTTCCAGGTGGTTGTCGTGCTTACAAAGAAAGGTCTTATCTTTCCTTTTTGATTTTATATTGGAGGTGAAAATGTTGTATTTTTCCAGTCGGGAAAAGAAATTGCTAAAGTTATTACTTGAAAATAAAGAAGGAATTCCTGCGCAGAATTTACAAGAACTTTTACAAATCAGTAAACGTACATTGTATCGCGAGATTTCGAGTATTGAAAAAACAATTAAACCACAAAAAGCTCAAATTATAAACGAACGCAAGATGGGCTATCGTTTAATTGGTGAAGAGTCGGTTCTTCGTGAAATAAGTCAAGAAGTCCAGAAAAAGCAAGAGGTGGTATTTGATAATGTTCATCGACAAAGTGCTCTAGTTTCAAGTTTGTTGCTAGCAAAAGAGGAAATAACAATCGAAAGTTTAGCATTGGATTTTGCTGTCAGCCCAACGACCATTCATAGTGATCTACAGCAAGTTGAAAAGAGTTTAGCCGAATACGGCCTTTCTTTACATCGGAAAAAAGCTCGCGGCATTTTAGCTGTGGGTCCGGAAGAAAAAAGACGCCAAATTTTGAGCAATATTATCTATAGCGATGTTAACGAATATGAGTTTTTTTCTTACTTGGCTGAATTGACTGATCCTGATAAAGATATGGAGCCCTCCAATTTCTTTTTAAATTTCATCACTTCGCGCTGGTTTTATTTTGCTAAAAAAGCGGTGCTTGAAAAAACAAATAGCCTTTTTATCGAAGTAACCGATAATCAATTACAACAAGTGATTACTAGTTTGGCTTTATCCCTCGAACGTATCAATAACGATCATTGGGTGGTAGGGGAAATAAACGATGACTCGATCTCGCCAGGGGTTAAAAGCTTAGCAGAACAGATTATGGGCGAAATAAAAAAGCAAACAGATCTAAATATTACAGATAGAGAAGTTTTATTTTTTACTAAACAACTAGAAGGCGTCAATTATAAAAAGCCGCAAAACATCTTTTTGGATAATTTTGATGCAGAGCTTTCTTATCAAGTAAGAGAATTAATCCGATTGGTCTCCCAGCAAATGCAAAATGACTTTCGTAAGGATGATACGCTGTTTTACGACCTGCTGGCTCACTTATCAGCGGCCTTTAAACGGATTGACAATCAAAATCCATTGGTAGGTAATCCTTTGCTAGAAAAGATTTTGGTTGAGTATCCTAGGTTAACGGAGATAATCAAAGAAAATTTAAAACAAATTTTTACTGACCATCAAGCTTTTTTGCAAGATGAACTGGCTTATGTTGTGATCCATTTTGCAGCATCTTTAGAAAGAAATCCGGTGAAAAAAGAACTTTCAGCGTTAGTCCTTTGTTCTAGCGGCATTGGGACTGCTAAAATTTTGGAAAGCCGTATTAATAAATATATTCCTGAAATTGAACGGATTGAAATTGCTAAAATCTCACAGATGAGTCACATTGATTTTAAAGAATTTGATTTAATTCTTTCAACGATTTTCTTACCCGAATTTTCTTTGCCTTATAAGGTGATTTCACCTCTTTTATTAGACGATGAAATCCATGAAATCAAGCAAGAGTTAAAAGGAAAACAATTTACAAATAAACCTGTATCTTCTGAAAGGCTACCTACAGATACGCCAAATGACTTTGAACAAGTTTATGAACAGATGAAAGTGGCTAATGAGCTTTTGACACAATTTTCGATAAAAGAGGTTGCTACCCGACAAACATTGGAAAAAACACTGGATGTGGTTTTAGAAGAATTAGAAGGCGTCATTATTGAAGATCGCAAAAAGGTTCGGGAGCTACTTATTAATCGGCACAAATTAGCGCCGATTGGCATCCCGCACACTCATTTTGCTTTATTTCACAGTGCCAACGCCTATGTTAAAAAGCCTTATTTTGCAATTTTTGATTTATCACGTTCGGTTCCTGTTTTGGGTATGGATAGAAAGCCTATGGAGCTCACTCGTTTATTATTGATGTTAGCACCAGCAAATATGTCACAAACGGAAGAACGTCTT contains:
- a CDS encoding SLC13 family permease: MNFQKIGLVLGPVFFAVIYFMEGLTGLADAPRAVLAVTAWVATWWITEAMPIPATSLLPIFLLPITGGTDEATAAMAYGDPIVFMYMGGFTIALAIAKWGLHKRIAMLIISLIGKSCSRIILAVGIATAFLSMWISNAATALMMLPIALALITEIKEKRLLNEDSFNNFSKGLLLTVAYAASIGGLATIIGSVPNAVLVAVANNMLDLEITFSDWFLFGSIVTVLLMVFLYFYITKIQFKVEQDQNISTQFAQEQLKELGKMTTEEKSVLVIFFLVGFMWIFGGLLPWALSDTTISIFGASAMFLIPNSKGGRILEWADMKNLSWGLLLLFGGGLSLAAAFEDSGLTSWFGELLTNLEQFDYFYIVVILTVAILFMTEIMSNTAVSNMLMPISVGLAAGIGAQPFGIMAIVALASSCAFMLPISTPPNAAVFGSGEIQIKDMIKAGFWMNMFSIVVIVFAVYILQPIIFSF
- a CDS encoding ribonuclease J produces the protein MTQIRIIPLSGVRENGKNLYIAEVGEDIFVLDCGLRYPENELLGIDTVIPDFTYLEENADRVAGIFVTHGHADAIGALPYFLEKIEAPVFGTKLTIELAKLSVHRYEPTKKFKGFHVIDEDTEIDFNSTVVSFFPTTHTIPDSVGISLKTPEGNIVYTGDFKFDQSAVSSYRTDFGRLAEIGKEGVLALLSTSSNAENPATVASEKQIGEEVYDNIGFWDGRIIVACVASNLQRVQQLIDAAYRSGRKIVLTGQDFGRIIRTAMKLGKLELPDDDILITQKAMKKYDDDQLIILETGRMGEPIKALQKMASGAHRTLRIKEGDLVYITTTPTIAMETYVAKTEDMIYRAGGTVKNISDNLRVSGHANPDDLQLMMNLLKPKYFIPVQGEYRLLIANAELAEDVGIPKDHVFITVPGDILEYDNGEMSLSGTIPSDNVMVDGIGVGDIGNIVLKDRKVLSEDGVFVAVVTINRRKKQIVSKPQITSRGFVYVKASRDLLREGGEIVEEIVDRHLHSSDFEWSKLKQEIREKLSRYLFEQTKRRPVILPVIMESSQKHKKRKA
- a CDS encoding PTS mannitol-specific transporter subunit IIBC: MAQGNKGIKAKVQQLGSSLSSMVMPNIGAFIAWGVITALFIPDGFLPNEQLASMTDPMITYLLPLLIGYTGGSMIHDQRGAVVGAIATMGVIVGSDVPMFIGAMMMGPLGGWCVKKFDEKFSDKIRAGFEMLVNNFSSGLIGFALAIIGYYAIGPIVTTLTEWLGLGVATIVQAGLLPLANIFIEPAKILFLNNAINHGILTPLGAEQSIEAGKSILFLLEANPGPGLGVLLAFTMFGKGSAKASAPGAILIQFVGGIHEIYFPYVMMKPLMFLAVIAGGMSGTFTFQLLDAGLRSAASPGSILAILGLTPPNSYVAVIAGVVVATIVSFLVAMVILKSDHSEISDEDLAAQQEAVQSAKQESKGQGSAAADTGDVQDAELRKVNRVVFACDAGMGSSAMGASVLRKKMQEAGIDMSVTNSSIGKLQDDANTLIITQNELHDRAIKKAPSAEFVTVENFMDSPRYGEIVERMKNETTQEESDEATPTDTTDDVEELKLAKVEHIVFACDAGMGSSAMGASVLRNMLKKTDLDVDVTNIAINRLDDDAQTLVVTQKELYDRAEQKAPSAQFVTVDNFMDTEVYEEIVERMKKQQ
- a CDS encoding BglG family transcription antiterminator, giving the protein MLYFSSREKKLLKLLLENKEGIPAQNLQELLQISKRTLYREISSIEKTIKPQKAQIINERKMGYRLIGEESVLREISQEVQKKQEVVFDNVHRQSALVSSLLLAKEEITIESLALDFAVSPTTIHSDLQQVEKSLAEYGLSLHRKKARGILAVGPEEKRRQILSNIIYSDVNEYEFFSYLAELTDPDKDMEPSNFFLNFITSRWFYFAKKAVLEKTNSLFIEVTDNQLQQVITSLALSLERINNDHWVVGEINDDSISPGVKSLAEQIMGEIKKQTDLNITDREVLFFTKQLEGVNYKKPQNIFLDNFDAELSYQVRELIRLVSQQMQNDFRKDDTLFYDLLAHLSAAFKRIDNQNPLVGNPLLEKILVEYPRLTEIIKENLKQIFTDHQAFLQDELAYVVIHFAASLERNPVKKELSALVLCSSGIGTAKILESRINKYIPEIERIEIAKISQMSHIDFKEFDLILSTIFLPEFSLPYKVISPLLLDDEIHEIKQELKGKQFTNKPVSSERLPTDTPNDFEQVYEQMKVANELLTQFSIKEVATRQTLEKTLDVVLEELEGVIIEDRKKVRELLINRHKLAPIGIPHTHFALFHSANAYVKKPYFAIFDLSRSVPVLGMDRKPMELTRLLLMLAPANMSQTEERLLGKISASVIESDVNIQTYQYGNEEAIYERISSLFIDEIKESEEE